In Streptomyces sp. NBC_00878, a single window of DNA contains:
- a CDS encoding phosphatase PAP2 family protein, protein MLRTDAPGTEAAPRTRLRWWTELPLILLVYGAYSAGRLLARGDVTSAVDHGLAILRVEKFFFLNAEHPLNRLFTREPWLGIPADFWYASLHYMVTPAVLIWLFRSRAVRYRAARTWLMTSTFIGLIGFTLLPTCPPRLLSASHGFVDTMAQYSDYGWWGAEASAPRGLGGMTNQYAAMPSLHCGWALWCGVMLWTYGGTRLTKVAGVLYPLITTIVVMGTANHYFLDAVAGFVVMGIGFLLTRPVLRLADTLRARLGIRPFALAARDSTGASHGAGSSIVSAGCQTSPGERIPRQRKVPAVPERVPAVPGAVEPGARARAESRAEPGASPPGAEDGAPAAAR, encoded by the coding sequence ATGCTGCGGACCGATGCACCGGGCACCGAGGCGGCACCACGCACCCGCCTCCGCTGGTGGACCGAGCTGCCACTGATCCTGCTGGTGTACGGGGCGTACTCGGCGGGCCGGCTCCTCGCGCGCGGGGACGTGACCAGCGCCGTCGACCACGGTCTGGCGATCCTGCGCGTCGAGAAGTTCTTCTTCCTCAACGCCGAGCACCCGTTGAACCGTCTCTTCACCCGTGAGCCCTGGCTCGGCATACCGGCCGACTTCTGGTACGCGTCACTGCACTACATGGTCACGCCCGCCGTCCTGATCTGGCTCTTCAGGTCCCGTGCCGTGCGCTACAGGGCCGCCCGGACCTGGCTGATGACGTCCACGTTCATCGGCCTGATCGGCTTCACGCTGCTGCCGACGTGCCCGCCGCGGCTGCTGTCCGCGAGCCACGGGTTCGTCGACACGATGGCCCAGTACAGCGACTACGGCTGGTGGGGCGCCGAGGCGAGCGCGCCGCGCGGACTCGGCGGCATGACGAACCAGTACGCGGCGATGCCGAGCCTGCACTGCGGCTGGGCGCTGTGGTGCGGTGTGATGCTCTGGACGTACGGCGGCACGCGGCTCACCAAGGTCGCGGGGGTCCTGTACCCGTTGATCACCACGATCGTGGTGATGGGCACGGCCAACCACTACTTCCTCGACGCGGTCGCGGGCTTCGTCGTGATGGGGATCGGGTTCCTGCTGACGCGGCCGGTGCTGCGGCTCGCGGACACGCTCCGGGCGCGGCTCGGGATCCGGCCCTTCGCCCTGGCCGCCAGGGATTCCACAGGCGCCTCGCACGGCGCAGGTTCCTCAATTGTCAGTGCGGGGTGCCAGACTTCCCCGGGTGAGCGAATTCCCCGACAGCGCAAGGTCCCAGCCGTCCCGGAGCGGGTCCCAGCCGTCCCGGGTGCCGTCGAGCCGGGAGCCCGGGCGCGAGCCGAGTCGCGAGCCGAACCGGGAGCGAGTCCCCCGGGCGCGGAGGACGGGGCTCCGGCAGCGGCTCGCTGA
- a CDS encoding histidine phosphatase family protein: protein MAPRFLLARHGQTEWSLSGKHTGRTDIPLLEEGRRGAKLLGERLRRAPLSGLPGVEVRTSPLARARETCEIAGFGDRATPWDTLMEWDYGAYEGMTPAEIQAERSDGSGGSGGSDGPDGPGGPGGSGRPDWLIWRDGVPGGETLAEVSARADEVVEWARSADRDVLVFAHGHILRSIGARWLGLDIDFAARIRLNPTSLSILGWAYGEPAIETWNDCAHLAA from the coding sequence ATGGCACCGCGTTTCCTGCTGGCCCGGCACGGACAGACGGAATGGTCGTTGTCCGGCAAACACACCGGCAGGACGGACATCCCCCTCCTGGAGGAGGGCAGGCGCGGCGCCAAACTGCTCGGCGAGCGCCTGCGCAGGGCCCCGCTGAGCGGGCTCCCCGGGGTGGAGGTCCGCACCAGTCCGCTGGCACGCGCGCGTGAGACCTGCGAAATCGCCGGGTTCGGCGACCGGGCGACCCCCTGGGACACGCTCATGGAGTGGGACTACGGCGCGTACGAGGGCATGACCCCCGCCGAGATCCAGGCCGAACGCTCCGACGGTTCCGGCGGTTCCGGCGGTTCCGACGGTCCCGACGGTCCCGGCGGTCCCGGCGGTTCAGGCCGTCCCGACTGGCTGATCTGGCGGGACGGGGTGCCCGGGGGCGAGACCCTCGCCGAGGTCTCCGCGCGCGCGGACGAGGTCGTCGAGTGGGCCCGCTCCGCCGACCGTGACGTGCTGGTCTTCGCCCACGGCCACATCCTCCGCTCCATCGGCGCCCGCTGGCTCGGCCTGGACATCGACTTCGCCGCACGCATCCGCCTCAACCCGACCTCCCTCTCGATCCTGGGCTGGGCCTACGGAGAGCCCGCGATCGAGACGTGGAACGACTGCGCCCACCTGGCGGCGTAG
- a CDS encoding spermidine synthase has translation MARAKNKRADDKRAGDRRVAVSAVVESVDGGLAELMPDRDRGRAWTLLIDGAPQSHVDLDDPSYLSFEYQRRLGHVIDLVAPPGKPAQVVHLGGGAFTLARYVAATRPRSTQQVVERDAALVQLVRRELPLDPNARIRVRSVDAREGLAKVPDGWADLVIADVFSGARTPAHLTSGEFLTDVRRVVNAGGLYAANLADGPPLAHLRGQIATAAGVFPELALIADPAVLRGKRFGNAVLVGSALPLPVRELTRRAASDPHPARVEHGKVLRDFTGGATPVTDAAAVASPAPPPSVFR, from the coding sequence ATGGCGAGGGCTAAGAACAAGCGGGCGGACGACAAGCGGGCCGGTGACAGACGTGTTGCCGTCTCAGCTGTCGTCGAGAGCGTGGACGGCGGGCTCGCCGAGCTCATGCCCGACCGGGATCGGGGGCGCGCCTGGACCCTGCTCATCGACGGAGCCCCGCAGTCGCACGTCGACCTCGACGACCCCTCGTATCTGAGCTTCGAGTACCAGCGTCGGCTCGGTCACGTCATCGATCTCGTCGCCCCGCCCGGGAAGCCCGCGCAGGTCGTGCACCTCGGCGGCGGCGCCTTCACCCTCGCCCGGTACGTGGCCGCCACCCGGCCCCGCTCCACCCAGCAGGTCGTCGAACGCGACGCGGCCCTCGTCCAACTGGTCCGCCGCGAACTGCCCTTGGACCCGAACGCCCGGATCCGCGTACGGTCCGTCGACGCGCGCGAAGGGCTCGCCAAGGTGCCGGACGGCTGGGCGGACCTGGTCATCGCGGACGTCTTCAGCGGGGCGCGGACCCCCGCGCATCTGACGTCGGGCGAGTTCCTCACCGACGTACGCCGGGTCGTCAACGCCGGTGGCCTGTACGCCGCCAACCTCGCCGACGGCCCGCCCCTCGCCCACCTGCGCGGCCAGATCGCCACCGCCGCCGGCGTCTTCCCCGAACTCGCCCTCATCGCCGACCCGGCGGTCCTGCGCGGCAAACGCTTCGGCAACGCCGTCCTGGTCGGCTCGGCCCTCCCCCTGCCCGTACGCGAACTGACCCGCCGCGCGGCCTCCGACCCCCACCCGGCAAGAGTCGAACACGGCAAGGTCCTGCGGGACTTCACGGGAGGGGCGACACCGGTGACGGACGCGGCAGCAGTCGCCTCACCGGCACCTCCGCCGTCGGTCTTTCGGTAG
- a CDS encoding response regulator transcription factor, whose protein sequence is MASVLVVEDDQFVRSALIRHLTEAAHTVRSVGTALEALREVAHFRFDVVILDLGLPDLDGSEALKMLRGITDVPVIVATARDDETEIVRLLNDGADDYLTKPFSVEHLAARMAAVLRRARSSAGDAPPSPAIRVGGLAIDPLRRQAELDGVRLDLTRREFDLLAFLAGRPGVVVARKELLAEVWQQSYGDDQTIDVHLSWLRRKLGETAARPRYLHTLRGVGVKLEPPGPSGTESPR, encoded by the coding sequence ATGGCAAGTGTGCTCGTGGTCGAGGACGACCAGTTCGTACGCTCGGCCCTCATCCGGCATCTCACCGAGGCCGCGCACACGGTGCGCAGTGTCGGTACGGCACTTGAGGCGCTGCGCGAGGTCGCCCATTTCCGTTTCGACGTCGTGATCCTGGATCTCGGCCTGCCCGACCTCGACGGGTCGGAGGCGCTGAAGATGCTGCGCGGCATCACCGACGTGCCCGTGATCGTCGCGACCGCGAGGGACGACGAGACGGAGATCGTGCGCTTGCTGAACGACGGCGCGGACGACTACCTGACCAAGCCGTTCTCGGTCGAGCACCTGGCGGCCCGCATGGCGGCGGTGCTGCGCCGCGCCCGGTCCTCGGCCGGGGACGCCCCGCCGTCCCCGGCGATCCGCGTCGGCGGTCTGGCCATCGACCCACTGCGCCGCCAGGCCGAACTGGACGGCGTACGACTCGATCTGACCCGGCGTGAGTTCGATCTGCTGGCCTTCCTCGCCGGGCGGCCCGGGGTCGTCGTGGCGCGCAAGGAACTGCTCGCCGAGGTGTGGCAGCAGTCGTACGGTGACGACCAGACCATCGACGTCCATCTGTCCTGGCTGCGGCGGAAGTTGGGCGAGACGGCCGCCCGGCCGCGCTATCTGCACACCCTGCGCGGGGTCGGGGTGAAGCTGGAGCCGCCGGGCCCCTCGGGCACGGAGTCACCGCGATGA